From Streptomyces durmitorensis, a single genomic window includes:
- a CDS encoding DUF6199 family natural product biosynthesis protein: MNRDAVIQAASDGDSSPVLIPLLCLFLIMGLVQVIRPQLLWRMNRNMQRGWVKDPDATEPTSKGYAMKRASGVLVLGFAIWMLVQQI; encoded by the coding sequence ATGAATCGCGACGCAGTCATTCAAGCCGCTTCCGACGGCGACAGCAGTCCAGTCCTCATCCCGCTCCTGTGCCTCTTCCTGATCATGGGGCTTGTGCAGGTCATACGGCCTCAACTGCTTTGGAGGATGAACAGAAACATGCAGAGAGGGTGGGTGAAGGATCCGGATGCGACCGAACCCACTAGTAAGGGGTACGCGATGAAACGAGCGAGCGGGGTGCTGGTCCTGGGATTCGCCATATGGATGCTGGTGCAGCAGATCTGA